One region of Deltaproteobacteria bacterium genomic DNA includes:
- a CDS encoding DNA repair exonuclease, with product MKSFSFLHTADLHLDSPFHGLQQIDSRMARLLRESTFQAFDNVLDLALRREVDFVLVAGDVYDGRDRSLRAQLKFNSGLQQLAAAGIRSFVCHGNHDPLDGWSASLQWPSEVYVFGPHLESVVVPVAGEPLVRIHGISYPHSQIDRSFGLGFRRMGREPFQIALFHCSVGEDPAHETYAPRSIADLQSADLDYWALGHVHRQRILMHSQPFIGYPGNTQGRQIRESGARGCFLVEVNSSGQVQVTFEPVDAVRWLSKRVDISTLEREVELVEALERVCEESRDQAESRPAIVRITLVGRGPLHASLRRPGFVEDLTEQIRETGLREEKPVWVEKLVWHTSPAIDIASRRQAADFIGETLRVIESYRGDYKGLLEVLQSLYHDRRGRIFLQMPQQEELVDMIREAETLCLDELIGGEGQ from the coding sequence TTGAAAAGCTTCTCTTTCCTCCATACAGCGGATCTTCACCTAGACAGTCCTTTCCATGGACTGCAGCAGATAGACAGCCGCATGGCCAGATTGCTGCGCGAATCCACATTTCAAGCGTTTGACAACGTGCTTGATCTTGCCTTGCGCAGAGAGGTGGATTTTGTCCTGGTTGCCGGGGACGTGTACGATGGTCGGGATCGCAGCCTGCGAGCACAGCTGAAATTCAACTCCGGGCTGCAGCAATTGGCAGCTGCCGGCATACGCTCTTTTGTCTGCCACGGCAACCATGATCCCCTGGATGGCTGGTCTGCATCGCTGCAGTGGCCTTCTGAAGTGTATGTTTTCGGGCCGCATTTAGAGTCAGTAGTGGTGCCGGTGGCAGGTGAACCTCTGGTGCGTATCCACGGAATCAGCTACCCGCACAGCCAAATTGATCGTTCCTTTGGTCTCGGCTTTCGGAGGATGGGCCGAGAGCCTTTTCAGATAGCTCTTTTTCATTGCAGCGTGGGCGAAGACCCGGCTCATGAGACATATGCCCCGCGGAGCATAGCAGATCTTCAGAGCGCTGATCTTGATTACTGGGCCCTGGGGCATGTTCATCGCCAGCGAATACTAATGCATAGCCAGCCTTTCATCGGGTATCCAGGCAATACCCAGGGCCGCCAGATTCGCGAATCAGGAGCCCGAGGCTGTTTTCTTGTGGAGGTAAACAGTAGCGGCCAGGTGCAGGTAACCTTTGAACCTGTAGACGCTGTACGTTGGTTGTCCAAAAGGGTTGATATATCTACTCTCGAACGGGAGGTGGAGCTTGTCGAGGCGCTGGAGAGGGTCTGCGAAGAAAGCCGCGACCAGGCGGAGTCGCGGCCGGCCATTGTTCGAATCACCCTGGTCGGCCGTGGGCCACTGCATGCCAGCCTGCGCCGTCCGGGATTTGTGGAGGACCTCACCGAGCAGATCCGCGAAACCGGCCTCAGAGAGGAAAAACCGGTCTGGGTGGAAAAATTGGTGTGGCATACCAGCCCCGCCATCGACATTGCCAGCCGACGACAGGCTGCTGACTTCATTGGTGAAACCCTCAGAGTGATCGAATCTTATCGCGGTGATTATAAAGGGCTTCTGGAAGTACTGCAGTCACTCTACCACGACCGCCGCGGGCGAATCTTTCTGCAGATGCCCCAACAAGAAGAGCTCGTTGATATGATCAGGGAAGCGGAAACCTTGTGCCTCGATGAACTGATAGGCGGGGAGGGCCAATGA